One region of Babylonia areolata isolate BAREFJ2019XMU chromosome 29, ASM4173473v1, whole genome shotgun sequence genomic DNA includes:
- the LOC143274868 gene encoding uncharacterized protein LOC143274868 isoform X3: MFGGYSGYWPQWWNMWNNYRYWPGYWNNWSWMWNNNYPFYYSKKDKQQADKEHIISKRSSDSLNEDQVSRMVGGYGGYLPQEWNMWNHYRYWPSQLKKWNWMWNRHGNFHTYYPFRFSRRQDNRGPNMRIKRSTSDDTDGEDISRVMGGHGGYWPQRWNMWSNYRYWPGYWNNWNWMWNNYNPFHFSKEKIEKQSDMKHVREKRSTENGDEDQVSRMMGGYGGHWPQWWNMWNKNRYWPGYWNDWYWMWNNYNPFYFSKENTKENLDKEHILTKRSTDTSEEDQVSRMMGGYSGYWPQWWNMWNNYRYWPGYWKGWYSTWNNYYPFYFSKENEEAQSDKERVGREKRGTETKDKDTISRMMGGYGGNWPQWWNMWNNYRYWPNWNNWVWSHFSKGFPVNSYHRFQNTQYGNGHHTIFKRNADENDKMEEKVAHMMNGYQYPHGPDLQNIRGNDNYQPHYWNSQADWSHNWNRNTWMWNRNPAQFSPNMFFYHQSGGPDFPPSAGYRWNTGNGVNRFPSDHPFAFSQDGNGASDDPSKKQREKRSSGPVQSKNSTVENTTDTTSASDTDSASDPDIARQMSSFDGSSANPYQQQWWRLYRSYVNSKPRHWGGKPRFTAYENPFDNVYRMRYSDRFGRYYYVRYFLPWRLYQYWFQQMCNRWAQNQMWYDTMRRGSTSRYSPFSKPASDPDVRQQRTDGAAPEGEETGAQRETDKAEEKRTKRSLGGMNSVSRYLYPYGSMLGLSYNSPSWWNNVVNSNGWPLGNYFMHNRVWGPRNRGNDWVWPSYNGHPFMYLQKRGSSTENTKQRVDENTPSMEQNKADAATDSGRSKRSTGQTSGEDEDEHVSRWMRVPDQFYNQPMWKQNSWGQQMPGWMGGNPKNGFNDFYPGFMNNKFMPSDRFNQYVNQDRKWDSFNNFHPFSFSESDLETEKQPSGERQKRSSEEDIETRSSADDVDPKVSRWVRGYLSMPPMISRVYPWPMGMRQGWQYQGHNSQSHWRTWNGWGEGKSWNNWNTAYTATFPSPSFAFSAGEATNAEKIRQKRSSEHSPGVQSEDSEDASEDDPEVSRMGRGFGWRGVYPMGGKKHSPSMFEDRRWMGYTMPDSYVYGPRRSNWQGKNHFPSGWLSSQNRFFPQWNRYQNVPFWGWRDNRQMQNVNNWNNFQNFRKMNPFNNGNVDESVFDPLSSYYFSKKDALTSSNEEKIEKSMADKTTSTDTMTATSQEEAEDRSKRSVITLASLLTKGNRQPGQRQLNFQTMLKPNRRFLKRSAPYKVKRFSPEATARLEKRFQKRSPTTTTPPPATTSKDPPTSPEVAPRMAMRATAPARGQQDRDREWGPPRDARFPPDPNTNPSPSDRSEIPNPGFSPGRGSGQAAGSGQGVDPQGSLAGPGDWGWDRSGWSANLNWAGGQDDDQGSRDKGQEQKGPTDRDSTSTTTTTSSDSQPGGNPSDSFQNGDSQNRLSNYNYIDVNNPDYWNQFFNPSSVNSSAGRPLGNASQWDNWFGLWAYGPNFWDDMNDLDLWDAPWGSGSWGMGPGGSQWGGNWWGNPATDFSSSSSSSAQPVEMGWEIFWLDDCDGDWSSRDSGFRPLNTRDWWNLAQFLDVDVMDVLPGHPHDRDCGDCLPPYVLSPPRRYHASFRFQPLSFRPSFSVLRPARYWYRPPRFFRPVVTTRGSSAGPWYRQFPGYPWDSYGPSGVAFPGGAGTPTASGTPGATGSSTTTTGTPRSAGAADLPATTPWRRPRPPQPTSWSPASRGPSPQATRPPAPRPSTSRVWWALGSTRADWARPSTLPWWDPTAATTTGPAGVLAVSRPGKAGGEFPGGTRTTGTWLQPGTTWPAFPHPGTKAWTPRPTTSLAWQDPRTSQPGWQDPRTSQPGWQDPRTSQPGWKDPRTYQPGWKDPRTSQPGWKDPRTYQPGWEDPRTYQPGWEDPRTSQPGWKDPRTYQPGWEDPRTSQPGWQDPRTSQPGWQDPRTYQPGWKDPRTSQPGWQDPRTFQPSWQDPRTSQPGWQDPRTSQPGWKDPRTSQPGWKDPRTSQPPGRVTGDLGPSPGTRPSGPTQDPCVRKVVTLLEMLRRSEAEGQNQ, encoded by the exons ATGTTCGGTGGCTATAGCGGCTACTGGCCTCAGTGGTGGAATATGTGGAACAACTATAGATACTGGCCTGGCTACTGGAACAACTGGAGCTGGATGTGGAACAACAACTATCCTTTCTACTATTCAAAAAAGGAcaaacaacaagcagacaagGAACACATCATTTCAAAACGAAGCTCTGACAGTTTAAATGAAGACCAGGTGTCCAGAATGGTGGGTGGCTATGGTGGCTACTTGCCTCAGGAATGGAACATGTGGAACCACTACAGATACTGGCCTAGCCAGTTGAAGAAATGGAACTGGATGTGGAACAGACATGGGAACTTTCACACATACTACCCATTTCGTTTTTCCAGGAGACAAGACAACAGAGGCCCGAACATGAGAATAAAAAGGAGCACAAGTGATGATACAGATGGTGAAGACATTTCCAGAGTGATGGGTGGCCATGGCGGCTACTGGCCTCAGCGGTGGAACATGTGGAGCAACTATAGATACTGGCCTGGCTACTGGAACAACTGGAACTGGATGTGGAACAACTACAATCCTTTCCACTTTTCAAAAGAGAAGATCGAAAAACAGTCAGACATGAAACACGTGCGAGAAAAACGCAGCACTGAAAATGGAGATGAAGACCAAGTGTCCAGAATGATGGGTGGCTATGGCGGACACTGGCctcagtggtggaacatgtggaaCAAGAACAGATACTGGCCTGGCTACTGGAACGACTGGTATTGGATGTGGAACAACTACAATCCTTTCTACTTTTCCAAAGAAAACACTAAAGAAAATCTGGACAAAGAACACATTCTCACAAAACGTAGCACAGATACCTCAGAGGAAGACCAAGTGTCCAGAATGATGGGTGGCTATAGCGGCTACTGGCctcagtggtggaacatgtggaaCAACTACAGATACTGGCCTGGCTACTGGAAAGGTTGGTATTCCACGTGGAATAACTACTATCCTTTTTACTTTTCAAAAGAGAATGAGGAAGCACAATCAGACAAGGAACGCGTTGGTCGTGAAAAGCGCGGTACTGAAACCAAAGACAAAGATACGATTTCCAGAATGATGGGTGGCTATGGCGGCAACTGGCctcagtggtggaacatgtggaaCAACTACAGATACTGGCCAAACTGGAATAACTGGGTATGGAGCCATTTCAGCAAGGGGTTTCCCGTGAATTCATATCACCGTTTTCAGAACACTCAGTATGGAAACGGCCATCACACCATCTTCAAGAGGAATGCAGATGAAAATGATAAGATGGAGGAAAAAGTGGCACACATGATGAATGGCTATCAGTACCCCCATGGACCTGATTTACAAAACATACGGGGCAATGACAACTACCAACCTCACTACTGGAACAGTCAGGCTGACTGGAGCCACAACTGGAACAGAAACACCTGGATGTGGAACAGAAACCCAGCACAGTTCTCACCCAACATGTTCTTTTACCATCAGAGTGGTGGTCCCGACTTCCCACCTTCTGCTGGCTATAGGTGGAACACTGGGAACGGCGTGAATAGATTTCCGTCCGACCACCCGTTCGCTTTTTCTCAAGACGGGAATGGTGCCTCTGATGATCCCTCAAAGAAGCAGCGAGAGAAACGCAGCTCGGGACCTGTACAGTCGAAAAACAGCACAGTAGAAAACACCACGGACACAACGTCTGCCAGTGACACTGATTCAGCATCAGATCCCGACATTGCCAGGCAGATGTCAAGTTTTGATGGCTCCTCTGCTAATCCCTATCAGCAGCAGTGGTGGAGACTTTACCGTTCTTATGTAAACAGCAAACCAAGACACTGGGGTGGCAAACCTCGTTTCACTGCATATGAAAATCCCTTTGACAACGTCTACAGAATGCGTTACTCTGACAGGTTTGGGCGTTACTATTACGTCAGGTACTTTTTGCCCTGGAGACTGTACCAATACTGGTTTCAGCAGATGTGTAACAGATGGGCGCAGAATCAGATGTGGTATGATACCATGCGGCGTGGCTCCACTTCTCGCTACTCCCCGTTCTCCAAACCAGCATCTGACCCCGACGTTCGACAACAGAGAACTGACGGTGCAGCCCCAGAAGGAGAAGAGACTGGagctcagagagaaacagacaaggcgGAAGAGAAGAGGACGAAGCGAAGCCTGGGCGGCATGAACTCCGTCAGCAGATACCTCTACCCCTATGGAAGCATGTTGGGTCTTTCCTACAACTCCCCAAGCTGGTGGAACAACGTGGTCAACTCCAATGGCTGGCCTTTGGGGAATTACTTTATGCACAATCGTGTGTGGGGACCAAGAAATAGGGGTAACGACTGGGTGTGGCCCAGCTATAATGGGCATCCGTTCATGTACTTACAAAAAAGGGGGTCTTCCACCGAGAATACGAAGCAAAGGGTTGACGAAAATACCCCCTCCATGGAGCAAAACAAAGCAGACGCAGCTACTGACAGCGGCAGATCAAAGCGATCAACAGGACAGACATCaggtgaagatgaagatgaacacGTATCTCGGTGGATGAGAGTTCCCGACCAGTTCTACAATCAGCCAATGTGGAAACAAAACAGTTGGGGCCAGCAGATGCCTGGGTGGATGGGAGGAAACCCTAAAAATGGATTCAATGATTTCTATCCTGGATTCATGAACAACAAATTCATGCCATCTGACAGATTTAACCAGTATGTAAATCAAGACAGAAAGTGGGACAGTTTCAACAACTTCcatccattctctttctctgaaaGTGACCTAGAAACTGAAAAACAGCCTTCAGGTGAGCGACAAAAGCGTAGTTCTGAAGAAGACATTGAAACGCGATCCAGCGCTGATGATGTTGATCCTAAAGTGTCCAGGTGGGTGAGGGGTTATCTATCCATGCCACCCATGATTTCCAGGGTATACCCTTGGCCCATGGGCATGAGGCAAGGCTGGCAGTACCAGGGCCACAACTCTCAGAGCCATTGGAGAACGTGGAATGGTTGGGGAGAAGGCAAATCATGGAATAACTGGAACACGGCTTACACTGctaccttcccctccccttcctttgcCTTCTCTGCTGGTGAGGCCACGAATGCTGAAAAGATCAGACAAAAACGTAGCAGCGAACATTCTCCCGGAGTCCAGAGCGAAGATTCTGAAGACGCATCGGAGGACGACCCAGAAGTGTCCAGGATGGGTAGAGGCTTTGGTTGGAGAGGTGTCTATCCCATGGGAGGAAAGAAGCACAGCCCCAGCATGTTTGAGGACCGTCGATGGATGGGTTACACCATGCCCGATTCCTACGTGTACGGACCTCGGCGATCCAACTGGCAAGGGAAGAACCACTTTCCCTCTGGTTGGCTATCGAGTCAGAATCGGTTTTTTCCACAGTGGAATCGGTATCAGAACGTGCCGTTCTGGGGCTGGAGAGACAATCGCCAGATGCAGAATGTAAACAATTGGAATAATTTCCAAAATTTTCGGAAGATGAACCCCTTCAACAATGGAAACGTTGACGAAAGCGTGTTCGATCCTCTAAGTTCCTACTACTTCTCCAAGAAAGATGCGTTGACCTCTTCCAACGAAGAAAAGATAGAGAAAAGCATGGCTGACAAAACCACATCAACAGACACCATGACAGCCACCAGtcaagaagaagcagaggacCGGTCGAAGCGCAGTGTTATCACTCTTGCCAGTCTCCTCACCAAAGGAAACAGACAACCTGGACAACGACAGCTCAACTTCCAGACAATGCTGAAGCCCAACAGAAGGTTCCTGAAGCGCAGCGCGCCTTACAAGGTGAAGCGCTTTTCTCCAGAGGCCACGGCGAGGCTGGAGAAACGATTTCAAAAGAggagccccaccaccaccaccccgccccctgccACGACCAGCAAAGACCCGCCGACGAGTCCTGAGGTCGCTCCCAGAATGGCCATGCGTGCCACAGCCCCGGCACGTGGTcagcaggacagagacagagaatggggccCTCCCAGGGATGCCCGCTTTCCCCCTGACCCCAACACCAACCCCTCACCGTCTGACCGAAGCGAGATTCCCAACCCTGGCTTCAGCCCCGGCCGGGGCTCGGGTCAGGCTGCAGGTTCAGGTCAGGGCGTTGATCCGCAGGGGAGTCTGGCTGGTCCGGGTGACTGGGGCTGGGATCGCTCCGGGTGGAGTGCGAACCTGAACTGGGCAGGAGGGCAGGACGACGATCAGGGCTCCAGAGACAAAGGCCAAGAACAAAAAG GtcctacagacagagacagcacctccacaaccaccaccacctcctctgatAGTCAGCCAGGTGGCAACCCCAGTGACAGCTTCCAGAACGGAGACTCCCAGAACCGACTGAGCAACTACAACTACATCGACGTCAACAACCCCGACTACTGGAACCAGTTCTTCAACCCCTCCTCTGTCAACTCCAGCGCCGGGAGGCCGCTCGGAAACGCCAGTCAGTGGGACAACTGGTTCGGCCTCTGGGCCTACGGGCCCAACTTCTGGGACGACATGAACGACCTGGATCTGTGGGACGCCCCCTGGGGATCTGGGTCCTGGGGGATGGGGCCTGGAGGGAGTCAGTGGGGAGGCAACTGGTGGGGGAATCCCGCTACTGacttcagctcctcctcctcctcctccgctcagCCTGTGGAGATGGGCTGGGAGATTTTCTGGCTGGATGATTGTGACGGGGACTGGAGCTCCAGAGATTCGGG GTTCCGGCCTTTGAACACCCGGGACTGGTGGAATCTTGCCCAGTTCCTAGACGTAGATGTTATGGACGTTCTTCCTGGCCACCCCCACGATCGGGACTGTGGGGACTGCTTACCCCCTTAcgtcctctctccccctcgccgtTACCACGCCTCCTTCCGCTTCCAGCCATTGTCCTTccgtccctccttctctgtccttcGCCCCGCCCGCTACTGGTACCGGCCGCCACGCTTCTTCCGTCCAGTGGTCACAACGCGGGGGTCCTCGGCTGGTCCCTGGTACAGGCAGTTTCCGGGGTACCCTTGGGATTCTTATGG GCCCAGTGGCGTGGCTTTCCCTGGTGGGGCTGGAACCCCAACAGCTTCTGGAACCCCTGGCGCTACCGGATCCAGTACCACAACCACGGGGACCCCAAGGTCAGCCGGAGCCGCCGATCTTCCGGCCACGACCCCCTGGCGTCGCCCACGTCCACCACAGCCCACAAGCTGGTCCCCAGCAAGCCGGGGTCCCTCTCCCCAGGCAACACGCCCTCCCGCCCCTCGCCCTTCAACGAGCAGGGTTTGGTGGGCCCTGGGCAGTACCCGGGCAGACTGGGCCCGCCCTTCAACCCTGCCCTGGTGGGAccctacagcagcaacaacaacggggCCGGCTGGGGTTTTGGCGGTCAGTCGTCCGGGAAAGGCTGGGGGGGAATTCCCTGGTGGGACAAGAACAACTGGCACGTGGCTCCAACCAGGGACGACCTGGCCAGCTTTCCCCCATCCCGGAACCAAGGCGTGGACCCCCCGCCCAACAACTTCCCTGGCTTGGCAGGACCCTCGAACTTCCCAACCAGGGTGGCAGGACCCTCGAACTTCCCAACCAGGGTGGCAGGACCCTCGAACTTCCCAACCGGGATGGAAGGACCCTCGAACTTACCAGCCGGGATGGAAGGACCCTCGAACTTCCCAACCGGGATGGAAGGACCCTCGAACTTACCAGCCGGGATGGGAGGACCCTCGAACTTACCAGCCGGGATGGGAGGACCCTCGAACTTCCCAACCGGGATGGAAGGACCCTCGAACTTACCAGCCGGGATGGGAGGACCCTCGAACTTCCCAACCGGGATGGCAGGACCCTCGAACTTCCCAGCCGGGATGGCAGGACCCTCGAACTTACCAGCCGGGATGGAAGGACCCTCGAACTTCCCAGCCGGGATGGCAGGACCCTCGAACTTTCCAACCAAGTTGGCAGGACCCTCGAACTTCCCAGCCGGGATGGCAGGACCCTCGAACTTCCCAACCGGGATGGAAGGACCCTCGAACTTCCCAGCCGGGATGGAAGGACCCTCGAACTTCCCAGCCGCCGGGTCGGGTCACGGGAGACCTTGGTCCTTCCCCCGGCACTCGCCCCTCGGGCCCCACCCAGGACCCCTGCGTCAGGAAGGTGGTGACCCTGCTGGAGATGTTGAGGCGGTCAGAGGCCGAGGGGCAGAACCAGTGA